Proteins encoded within one genomic window of Pongo pygmaeus isolate AG05252 chromosome 6, NHGRI_mPonPyg2-v2.0_pri, whole genome shotgun sequence:
- the LLCFC1 gene encoding sperm-egg fusion protein LLCFC1 isoform X1, with product MEGKGRKCPWKGLRARTGMGQEVHGSCCALGAGGGQRQWVGWSMPPLAPQLCGAVFLVPILLLLQVKPLNGSPGPKDGSQIEKTPSADQNQEQFEEHFVASSVGEMWQVVDMAQQEEDQSSKTAAVHKHSFHLSFCFSLASIMVFLGGPLRQTFLNIHLCFMLTH from the exons atggaagggaaggggagaaaatGCCCCTGGAAAGGGTTAAGGGCCAGGACAGGAATGGGGCAGGAGGTGCACGGATCCTGCTGCGCACTGGGAGCAGGGGGCGGCCAAAGGCAGTGGGTGGGCTGGTCCATGCCTCCCCTGGCCCCCCAGCTCTGCGGGGCAGTGTTCCTGGTTCCTATCTTGCTGCTGCTGCAGGTGAAGCCTCTGAACGGGAGCCCAGGCCCCAAAGATGGGAGCCAGATAGAGAAAACGCCCTCTGCAG ACCAGAATCAAGAACAGTTCGAAGAGCACTTTGTGGCGTCCTCAGTGGGTGAGATGTGGCAGGTGGTGGACATGGCCCAGCAAGAAGAAGACCAGTCGTCCAAGACGGCAGCTGTTCACAAGCActctttccacctcagcttctgCTTTAGTCTGGCCAGCATCATGGTTTTCTTAGGAGGGCCATTGAGGCAGACATTCCTAAATATCCATCTCTGCTTCATGCTCACTCACTGA
- the LLCFC1 gene encoding sperm-egg fusion protein LLCFC1 isoform X2, whose translation MGQEVHGSCCALGAGGGQRQWVGWSMPPLAPQLCGAVFLVPILLLLQVKPLNGSPGPKDGSQIEKTPSAGQGQGSVLILFPCSRPESRTVRRALCGVLSG comes from the exons ATGGGGCAGGAGGTGCACGGATCCTGCTGCGCACTGGGAGCAGGGGGCGGCCAAAGGCAGTGGGTGGGCTGGTCCATGCCTCCCCTGGCCCCCCAGCTCTGCGGGGCAGTGTTCCTGGTTCCTATCTTGCTGCTGCTGCAGGTGAAGCCTCTGAACGGGAGCCCAGGCCCCAAAGATGGGAGCCAGATAGAGAAAACGCCCTCTGCAG GCCAGGGTCAGGGCTCAGTCCTCATCCTTTTCCCCTGTTCCAGACCAGAATCAAGAACAGTTCGAAGAGCACTTTGTGGCGTCCTCAGTGGGTGA